From Glycine soja cultivar W05 chromosome 4, ASM419377v2, whole genome shotgun sequence, the proteins below share one genomic window:
- the LOC114409029 gene encoding glucan endo-1,3-beta-glucosidase 5-like, with protein MELMGGGKFSRCFVVVVVGVLFLVGSVSGIGVNWGTQSTHPLSPSKVVKMLKDNGIQKVKLFDADAGILDALKKSGIQVMVGIPNDMLYTLANSVEAAEKWVSKNISKHVSSGGVDIRYVAVGNEPFLSTYNGSFEATTLPALQNIQAALTRSGLSNRVKVTVPLNADVYQSSSEKPSDGGFRPDINNVMLQIVKFLNDNGAPFTVNIYPFISLYADPNFPVDYAFFNGYQPTINDNGRAYDNVFDANHDTLVWALQKNGFGNLPIIVGEIGWPTDGDRNANLQYAQRFNQGFMSRYMSGKGTPMRPGPIDAYLFSLIDEDAKSIQPGNFERHWGMFYFDGQPKYQLNLGSARGNGLVGASGVDHLAKKWCVLKPSANLNDDQLAPSVAYACQNADCTSLGYGTSCGNLDVHGNISYAFNSYYQINDQMDSACKFPGLSMITDKDPSVGDCKFRIMIQTDSAEPHGKVGYLTTVLCFFVLLLFCNLWF; from the exons ATGGAGTTGATGGGGGGTGGAAAATTTAGTAggtgttttgttgttgttgttgttggtgtgTTGTTCTTAGTGGGGTCAGTGAGTGGGATTGGTGTTAATTGGGGGACACAGTCAACACACCCTTTGTCACCGTCGAAGGTGGTGAAGATGCTGAAGGACAATGGCATTCAGAAGGTGAAGCTTTTTGATGCTGATGCTGGTATCTTGGATGCTCTCAAGAAGTCTGGGATACAGGTCATGGTGGGGATTCCGAATGACATGCTTTATACTCTGGCTAACAGTGTGGAAGCGGCTGAAAAATGGGTTTCCAAGAATATCTCCAAACATGTCTCTTCTGGAGGAGTGGACATCAG GTACGTTGCAGTGGGGAATGAACCATTCTTGTCAACATACAACGGTTCCTTCGAAGCCACAACTCTTCCAGCTCTCCAAAACATCCAGGCAGCTCTCACAAGATCTGGTTTGAGCAACCGTGTCAAAGTCACCGTCCCCTTAAATGCCGACGTATACCAAAGCTCATCCGAAAAGCCATCCGACGGCGGTTTCAGACCCGACATCAACAATGTCATGCTGCAGATTGTCAAGTTCTTGAATGACAACGGCGCTCCGTTCACAGTGAACATCTATCCTTTCATCAGCCTCTACGCAGACCCCAATTTCCCCGTTGACTATGCCTTCTTTAACGGCTACCAGCCCACCATAAACGACAACGGAAGAGCCTACGACAATGTGTTTGATGCCAACCATGACACTCTAGTATGGGCACTGCAGAAGAATGGCTTTGGAAACTTACCTATAATTGTGGGGGAAATTGGGTGGCCAACAGATGGGGACAGAAATGCAAACCTTCAATATGCACAACGTTTTAACCAAGGTTTCATGTCACGTTACATGTCTGGAAAAGGTACCCCAATGAGGCCTGGTCCTATAGATGCTTATTTGTTTAGTCTCATAGATGAAGATGCCAAAAGCATTCAGCCAGGTAACTTTGAGCGTCATTGGGGCATGTTTTACTTTGATGGCCAACCCAAATACCAACTTAACCTTGGGTCAGCACGAGGTAATGGGTTAGTAGGTGCTAGTGGCGTTGATCATTTGGCTAAAAAGTGGTGCGTTTTGAAACCCTCAGCAAACCTTAATGATGACCAACTTGCACCTAGTGTGGCCTATGCTTGTCAAAATGCTGATTGCACTAGTCTTGGGTATGGAACTTCGTGTGGCAATTTAGATGTTCATGGTAACATTTCTTATGCGTTTAATAGCTACTATCAGATAAATGACCAGATGGATAGTGCATGCAAATTCCCCGGCCTTTCCATGATCACTGACAAGGATCCTTCTGTTGGAGATTGCAAGTTCAGAATCATGATCCAGACAGATTCTGCGGAGCCACATGGAAAAGTTGGATATCTAACAACAGTGCtatgtttttttgttcttttgctATTCTGTAATCTTTGGTTTTGA
- the LOC114409030 gene encoding uncharacterized protein LOC114409030, producing the protein MAVTVKLMALTVSFFGLLSFILGVIAENKKPPAGTPVFGKDGVTCKFPADPTVALGYLSVIFLIASTVVGYLSLFYPYKGKTVPQGVLFKSTTFAVFFNVALFSTGLAATMLLWPTITEHLHLKRNVHLDLTYTCPTAKTGLFGGGAFLSLDSSLFWLVALLVADNAREDFLDEDKDDKLDVELPSLANHADMVI; encoded by the exons ATGGCCGTCACCGTGAAACTAATGGCTCTCACTGTTTCCTTCTTCGGCCTTTTGTCTTTCATTTTGGGAGTCATAGCCGAAAACAAAAAG CCTCCTGCTGGAACGCCTGTGTTTGGCAAGGATGGTGTCACATGCAAGTTCCCAGCTGATCCAACAGTTGCATTGGGGTATCTTtctgtaatttttcttattgCTTCCACCGTGGTTGGATATCTCTCTCTGTTTTACCCTTACAAAGGGAAGACTGTTCCACAAGGAGTTCTCTTTAAAAGCACGACTTTTGCCGTATTCTTCAATGTTGCATT GTTTTCAACTGGACTAGCTGCAACTATGCTGTTATGGCCAACAATCACTGAACACCTTCACCTTAAACGCAATGTGCATCTTGATCTCACATATACATGCCCCACTGCTAAAACTGGTCTCTTTGGAGGTGGTGCCTTTTTATCCCTTGATTCATCCCTCTTTTGGTTAGTTGCACTTCTGGTGGCTGACAATGCCCGGGAGGATTTTTTGGATGAAGACAAGGATGATAAGCTTGATGTTGAACTTCCCTCACTTGCTAATCATGCTGATATGGTCATATAG